A portion of the Pseudomonas koreensis genome contains these proteins:
- a CDS encoding DUF2269 family protein: protein MVYLCLKYLHVIAAIFLFGFGMGSYLYLIAASRTGNPQVIAHVARMVVRFDTWITTPAGVVQVITGYLLMRLSGLSMSMEWLLTSLIIFFCVGALWLPVLVLQKRLQSIALSAGEGGLALDDRYASTYRWWFWMGVAGFAGMFVIVLMMVTKMTPLQLIGSAVGL, encoded by the coding sequence ATGGTGTATCTCTGCCTGAAGTACCTGCATGTAATCGCGGCGATTTTCCTCTTTGGTTTCGGCATGGGCTCCTACCTCTACCTGATCGCCGCCAGCCGCACCGGCAACCCGCAAGTGATCGCCCATGTCGCACGGATGGTGGTGCGCTTTGACACGTGGATCACCACGCCGGCTGGGGTTGTGCAGGTCATCACCGGCTATCTGCTGATGCGGCTTTCCGGGCTGTCGATGAGCATGGAGTGGCTGCTGACTTCGCTGATCATTTTCTTCTGTGTGGGCGCGTTGTGGCTGCCGGTGCTGGTGTTGCAAAAGCGTTTGCAGAGCATCGCGCTGAGCGCGGGCGAGGGTGGCCTGGCTCTGGATGATCGCTACGCGAGCACGTACCGCTGGTGGTTCTGGATGGGCGTCGCCGGGTTCGCCGGGATGTTTGTCATCGTGCTGATGATGGTGACGAAGATGACGCCGCTGCAACTGATCGGATCAGCCGTGGGCCTTTAG
- a CDS encoding thiol-disulfide oxidoreductase DCC family protein, with translation MPAMKTRPTPAPLLKPGETVVLFDGVCKLCNGWARFLIRHDHQRRVRLAAVQSPEGQALLAWAGLPLDEFDTMAVIRDRHYWERSDAFLQVIGQLPGRWQPLKLLRIFPRRLRDWAYDRIALNRYRLFGKYNTCLLPTADHESRFLKAHG, from the coding sequence ATGCCTGCCATGAAAACCCGCCCTACCCCCGCGCCATTGCTCAAGCCCGGCGAAACCGTGGTGCTGTTCGACGGTGTGTGCAAGCTCTGCAACGGCTGGGCGCGCTTTTTGATACGCCACGATCACCAGCGCCGAGTACGGCTGGCGGCGGTGCAATCGCCCGAGGGCCAAGCGTTGCTGGCGTGGGCCGGTTTGCCGCTGGATGAGTTCGACACCATGGCGGTGATTCGCGACCGGCATTACTGGGAGCGTTCCGATGCGTTTCTGCAAGTGATCGGCCAATTGCCGGGGCGCTGGCAGCCGCTGAAACTGCTGCGGATCTTCCCGCGCCGGCTGCGCGACTGGGCCTACGATCGCATCGCGCTGAATCGCTATCGGCTGTTCGGCAAGTACAACACTTGCCTGCTACCAACAGCGGATCACGAAAGTCGTTTTCTAAAGGCCCACGGCTGA
- a CDS encoding AraC family transcriptional regulator, whose translation MIIQNPAGDPLSAVLALSELRAACSVRLQAGGIWALRFQPIELKFNVVRRGECWLRMQGMPAQLLQAGDCFVVSRTPFILASGVDVEAVNAADVFAHDGASATFGVGEGVELLGGSVSLSGPGATELLEVLPTSLIIRAETAGASSFGWLLDELGREWPSQQAGSQAMCNDLLRLIFIHALRHHINSADAEQLAWLGGMREPAIAGVLRAIHAAPEKPWRLTQMAEMACMSRSGFAALFKTRMGLAPVEYATRWRMRVAAFRLRNGRDNVATVAASLGYLSDAAFGAAFRRVHGRSPGQYRRDPSL comes from the coding sequence GTGATCATCCAAAATCCTGCTGGCGATCCACTCTCTGCCGTATTGGCGCTCTCTGAACTGCGCGCAGCCTGTTCGGTTCGTTTGCAGGCGGGTGGCATCTGGGCGCTGCGCTTTCAACCCATCGAACTGAAATTCAACGTGGTGCGACGTGGCGAATGCTGGCTGCGCATGCAGGGCATGCCGGCGCAGTTGCTGCAGGCCGGCGACTGTTTTGTGGTTTCGCGCACGCCGTTCATTCTCGCCAGCGGCGTCGATGTCGAAGCGGTGAATGCAGCGGATGTTTTCGCCCATGACGGTGCCTCGGCGACGTTCGGCGTCGGCGAGGGAGTCGAGTTGCTGGGAGGCAGCGTGTCGTTGTCGGGTCCAGGCGCGACGGAGCTGCTTGAGGTGCTGCCAACCTCGCTGATCATTCGCGCCGAGACCGCAGGCGCTTCGTCGTTCGGCTGGCTGCTCGATGAACTGGGCCGCGAATGGCCTTCGCAGCAGGCCGGCTCGCAGGCAATGTGCAACGACCTGCTGCGGCTGATCTTTATCCATGCGCTGCGCCATCACATCAACAGCGCCGATGCCGAACAACTGGCCTGGCTCGGTGGAATGCGAGAGCCGGCGATTGCCGGCGTATTGCGCGCCATTCACGCTGCTCCGGAGAAGCCTTGGCGCCTGACGCAAATGGCCGAGATGGCCTGCATGTCGCGATCGGGTTTCGCTGCGCTGTTCAAGACGCGCATGGGCCTGGCGCCGGTCGAATACGCCACACGCTGGCGGATGCGCGTGGCCGCGTTTCGCTTGCGCAATGGTCGGGACAATGTGGCGACGGTCGCCGCTTCGCTGGGCTATCTGTCCGACGCGGCTTTTGGCGCTGCCTTTCGCCGCGTTCATGGAAGATCGCCGGGGCAATACCGCCGCGATCCGTCGCTATAG